The DNA sequence TGGTATCATAAAGACATTCTGCGTCTAAATAAACACAATTCTTGTCAAGAAAAAGAGACTGAAGCAGCAGTTGTGAGCGGAGTGGCCAACACTAGCTCTGGCCCTGcgttaattacattaaatatgtttaatgttttaaaatggaaaaatgtatCGCCTGCATAAAGACGCGTAATTTTTACAGCACTAAAGAAAACATCAACAtcaaaaaatgcattcaaaattagATTAcaccagggtttcccaaactgggtttAATTTAAGAACTGCAGTTGGTTgataattattgaaatattaaataaactctTTTATATTAAGGAGAAAAACATGGAAATGTTCATTACATGAACAGACATGAATAAACATGGAAACAGCAATGGCACACCCAAAGTCTTCCAggtttgaaaagtttttttttttttctagaacaaTATGTAATCCATAAAATGATGATCCATGAAACCcttgagcattttaaaatgtaatatactctACTTACtagtatttaatttttgtaatctGTTTAAATAATCCAGATTACATCAGTTTCTACTCAACACTGCACACAGAAGGTACAATAATCAACTCACACATGCAAACAAAGCCTGAATCATTCACAACTTTAAACAGAAATGAATGCCAGGAAATATGGCTCACATTTGTCATGGCAGATGACAAAACGCTTCCAAACAAGCAAACgtcatgtttgcatttaaatatggtTTATGACAAATAACACGCGGTGACACACAGGCAACCCCTTGGGAAAGAACATCCTCAGTTCCTGGATCTCAGTCTCTTTCCAATATACCATGAGACATGTCATCGGCAGTAAATGCCAGAGAAAATCTCTGCGGTTTACTGTTTGTCCACACAAAACTAAATGAGGAACAAACGAGCTGGCAGTGGCTTCATCTGTTGCAATGCCTAGTCAAACTGAGAATGAAAGCAGATGTGAATTGTAACCTGTCATGCGGCCCAACCGATTTTGGGAAATGATTTgaccatttttattagttttttttttcagctaattaTTTTCTAGTTTTATTGTTTTCTAGTATCTTTCAGATATGCATATATCAGTTTGACATTTGTTTGCACGTGTTTCAGAGTTAATGGGGAGGACGTCAGGCTGATGTTGTGGGACACGGCAGGACAGGAGGAGTTCGATGCCATCACCAAGGCCTATTACAGAGGTGAGAGCGTCTGGGGTCTTTCTCTCCAGCTGTACACCTGTGTTTGTCTGTGAGCAGGTGTGTGACGAGTGTGTGGTCCTGCAGGAGCTCAGGCCTGTGTGCTGGTCTTCTCCACCACCGACAGAGAGTCCTTCGAGGCCATCAGCAGCTGGAGGGAGAAGGTGGAGACGGAGGTCGGGGACATACCCACCGTCCTGGTGCAGAACAAAATCGACCTTCTGGACGACACGGTTATCAAAAAGTAAGACGGAAAGAATCAGGGTTCATTAATGTGTCTGTAGAGAGCGATGTCAAAGCCTGTGTTGTTTCTTCAGTGAGGAGGCTGAAGGTCTCGCTAAGAGGCTGAAGTTGAGATTCTATCGGACGTCAGTGAAAGAAGACCTGAACGTCAATGAGGGTGAGCCAGAACGCATTTGAGTTTAGAAAACTTATCCACGCTCAACTGTAAAATAACTcatttttagtgctgtcaaatgattaatcgtgattaatcgcatccaaaataagtctTTGTTTACGTAATACATGTGTGTACtgtctatatttattatgtgtatataaatacacacacatgcatgtatatatttaagataaataggttatgtttatattttagatatatttatatataatataaattacatgaatataaatatatacatctaaatattttcgaaatatactgtgtgtgtgttacaattatggatgccagaATTATGTAATTGCTCAAAGCTAGAATTAATttttcaaagtccacttatgttattctgtgcacttaatttgtttttttctttctacgtgttatcttaagggttttcccattgttttagttttagtatgacGTTATAATGCCAttcatatatttacttttttataatttaaagaagaaacagaTCCAGTGTgtatttgacatttgaggcttaatattatagaaaagcactaaaagttttcagcttgtttattttcatataaaaatacagcatgcagttgcatcaaacaatggtataaatttatttcaatgtaaattgtgatagtcataattaataatcgcaattacaatctCAAGGGAATAAATGGGAATTATGATTTTCGTTCAGCcctaacacagacacacacacacacacacacacacacatattatgtaaacaaagacttttattttggatgcgattaatcgcactactcatttgatatatttttgatgTTGTAGTTTTTAAGTATCTAGCTGACAAATATCTACAACGACTCAAGcaacagtcagcagaagagaCAGAGGTTGTTCACACATCCAGCAATAAAATAggtatgtttaaaaaaacttttttacaatgttttatttatggatGGGTATTTTCGGACATCACATGATCCGATCTGATTTCTAGTCTTGGACTTAAGATTCTAAAGCATTTCTTAatctacttattttattttatttttttattaattgatttgtTTGCTAACCTTactaaatgtatttcatttttattaaattaccatAAGTGGGATACTTTTTttgaataattacaaataataaattaatcaaaacaatTGCATGTTAAGAATTATAACCAACTAAATCTAGTTTCAAATCATACAAGCAAATAAAGGGGAACAAAGAAACATTACAAGCAATAAACAAAAAGTGCTTTCGCTCTCTGAGAGTTTCCAGACAGGCGAAGTTATggatttttctcagaattgttaaTATtggtgtccctggagcacaaaaccagtctgaagtctctggggggtatcttttatgccaaaaatcattaggatattaagatcttgttccatgaacacatttagtaaatttcctactgtaaatatataaaaactttatttttgattagtaatgtgcattgctaagaattcatttgaacgacttcaaaggtgattttttttgctccctcagattccagattttcaaacagttgtatctcagtcaaatattgtcctcctaacaaaccagacatcaatggaaatttgatttattcagcttttagaagATGTATAATTAAGActaaattaattttgtgtttcagggtcacatttgattattactgatgacatcacagacacatcgtgtacattttattttattgtattacaacaCTGCTAGTGTTTAAATGTAGCTTTAGCGTGGCTGTTTTAAATGCTCATGACATGTGTTCTTACTGTTTTGAGGTGTTTTCAACACTACCGGGGGCAGTCACCTCCACCAGGCCGCCGGCGATCTGAACGGCCGTGAGGTCATTAACCTGCGCCCAAACAAGCAGAGGACCAAGAAAACCAAAAACCCCCTGGGCAGCTGCAGACTGCTGTAGAGCGTGTCTGATCCACAGTATGCCTTGCTGCAGGTCATCTCAAGCTTCAATAGCACTAGAGTCCACTCTGAACGTGTGAGATCCAgagcagaggtgtgtgtgtgtgtgtgtgtgtgtgtgtgtgtgtgtgtgtgtgtgtgtgtgtgtgtgtgtgtgtgtgtgtgtgtgtgtgtcgtcatgCTGCTGGCGTCCTCTGCTGGCTGACACTAGTGTTTCTGCCAATAGCAGCCTCACACAGTAAACTGTGTCTGTTGAGCTATTTTTGACAAGTAAATCTTTCGGACACTGCCCTTTCTCACATTTGAACAATGATTAAGGCTCATAATTGGAATGAAAAGCGAGCATATTTTCTCCCAGTCAAATCTATGGTGAGTTCCTTCAGATGTGCATTATATCACGTGGTTCACAGCAGGGTagttttctctgaggagattcTTTACAGCAGAAACCGTTTCTAACACACCGTTTGTGCGTTTGGACCGTTCATCGTTTGTGCAATATGTTTGTATCGATGGAGTCGCATCATTTGCTGTCACAATCTTCCCTTAAGAGTTGTGTAGATGTGTTTCTCACCAGTTTCAATCCACATGTTCTTATAGgtatttttgtatgaaaaatataataatgacttAATTAGATTCGTAACATTTAACAGAGTGCCAAATGTTTCTAAACTCTACGTACttgtaagaaatgtaaatattgttaGTAAATGGACAGATTTTGAACTCGATATGATTGATATGCATCAGCATCCTCTTCTGAATCTCTGTCATATTAAAAGAGATGGTATTATAGAAACATTTCTTTAGGGATGAagaaaagttgtttttttattaatttgctgATAACTGGCAGCGCGGGCAGATATTACAGCGTGAAActgctagggctgggcgatatagctGCTAGAAATTAGATCTTGATATTATTTAGCCTTTATGAAGATGGCATTGAAATGGCATAAAACAGAGATTTCTTTTCAAAGTAGTTCTAGCCAAAAGAACTACTTTTAGCCAAGTtaagacatttaaatgttaaaacttaAGTGCAGTAAAATCCATGGCATGTTTTCACACTATTCACTAATTGAACAAAAtgctgtttaattattttcacACCAAGCAATAAATATTAACACTTATTTACACATTTCCCCCTCTTTTTAAATTTTGACTCTTAAATGTGCATgaacttttaaatgtattcatttctatttttaatgcattaaatgcaCTGTTtcttgcattaaaaatatttagctaTTTACTATTGCTGCTATTGCAACTGAAGTTGAAGTAAAAGATCTCTTTCCTATCGCCCAGTCCTTCTGATACACATGTACATCTGCACCAGTTATGATGCTGCGCACATATAGACACTCAGCTTTTTCCAAAATTACTGGATTCAATAGTCTTCATTACTGGAAAGTAAATACACGTTTTAAGCAAGTTAGTGTCAAAACCCACCCCGACCCATGAATTTACAATAACTGTATAAAACTCACTGTTTTCAGTGTATATTTGAGTAAGGGTTCGAGATTACCAGTGGCACATCACCCGACTAAATCACACTGATGTTCAGCACAGTATTAGGCTTTTGATGTGTACAGGAATCCACCAAGAAACATTTCAGAAGAGTTTATTTAATGTGTGTTTCTAGAGGATCTATGACTGACACTAGCCTCTCAAAGTCCCAGAGCCTTAAGACACGACTGATCGGAAAATTGATGTGCTAAATGTTTTCCTCGATTTGGGTCTATCATATCGTCCATGAACTCAGCCTTTAAAATATATAGTTACAGACCGTCCCTGCTGTCTTATAAGGATAATGCTGAGCTGAAGCAGGATTCGTGCTCTTGCCATTCTCCGTTCCCTTGTTTCATGTGGCTTAGCTCTCGATTGATTGTATTGTTCATGAATCGCATGCCTTGCATTTTCGTTTGAAAGTGGAGTTCTGGTACTTTGCCTCCACGGCCTTCATGTTTACTGCGCTCCTCAGCTTCACGTGATGATCACTGGTTTTCTCATTTTGCTGCAGTGAAATGATGGCGACACTACAATGAACTAAAGGCACTTTATTGATCTGATATAATTCCTGATCATGCTATTGCTTGGTTATCTTACATATACTGTAAGGATACAGTTATCTTTATTTCTAACACAAGAGCTGCTCGGTTGTTTTCTAGTAGACATAAGAATATGCCAGCAGCAGCATCTGTCACTACCTGTGTATTTTTGTAGTCATTTGAAGTGATTTGTTTTTGACTGTACGATTAAACTTCTGATGGGATCGTTCTGTGACTGATGTGTCTTGTCTGTGCACCGCTGATACTTGGCTCCGTTCtgaaaaaggacaaaaataaaaaggtatttctattgtactgttttattttactgcAGAGGCTGTAAAGACCATCCTAATAGAAGAAGGTGAAATTCCCAGCAAACTGAGAGTCAAACCTCATTAGATTATACAGAGCAAGAGAGAAAACCATGTGCTGCTGCTCTGAAAATAATCACAGGCCAGTCAAATCATATTCACGGGGCTTCCAGCGCCAATGTCAGTCCATACCAACAGAATTAGTGATTTTGCATTGCTTCATATCAGTTAATAaagtttttatagtttattttaaagttatatgagtttagtgaaaagtgaaaaacacagaagtaaaagtaaaataaatatgcataagaTCAAGATGACATCATTGGTTATAAAAcctgtgacgtgtgtgtgtgtgtgtgtgtgtgttgtcctgAAGGCTATCAAAGGCACGTGTGGCACTCATCAGTCCCTCATCCTCTATTTGCCATTGGCGAATCACAAAGAAATGATAGTAGTATACAACGGtatatgattaaatgtaattattaaatttactaaatatcatcCAACTCGTCTTGAATGACCATATCCCATGACCcacacaaaagattcagtgaatgGGACCTGTTCGCTGAAATGAATCGTCCAAAAGAGCCGATTCGCTTAAATGAATCGGACTTCTCAACGCTATCGACCAAGTTCTAGCAGTTTCCAGCGGTCTTGAGTATCATCTACAGATATGGGCTGGGTCTTTCCTTGGTTATACCAGAATACACTCATTCAGACAAGAGTGGAGAAGTTCACCTCGGACACTCAAACAAAGGAAGGGGGATTCATTTCAAGGATCAAGATGACATCACAGAAAAGACAAAAACCACCAGAACACAGCGAGATCTCTCAGACAGGGACAGGCAAGATATGgcttaataattaatcatttccTTTATTTAAACttaagaaaaacagaaagaaaactaCATGCTTAATCAGTACAGTGCATGAACGACATGGGAAAACAAATACTTGGATAGTGTCTTCCCTTTTCAAAATTCCTGTAAGCTTCTTTTCAAGGCTTCCTCCATCTCTGTAAAATGAGAATgcaaatatttctaaaaaaaaataaaaaggcattttttttaaacaaacctcATCAATATGAATGTTAAgatcaaacaaataaaattgttgtATGATTTGTGGGTCTTTCACCGGTGATTACTCAAACTAACATGATGcttcagtctcaaacccaaaccataaaacaagaaACAGACAAAACACCGCACCATACATGTGCTCATGGATCCTGCCCCAGATCCCATCTATTACAAGAAGTATCACACTGGGCCAAAGCCCAAGAAAATGAAACATACCCACAATGATAATACGGTTCATGCATGTAAAGCTGGCAAAATAAACATCGCATTAATGAATGAACAGCATACTCTCAATGAGCTCTGACACTGTTCAGAAATATAAGATTTTTGGTAGCATTATTACATAAATATGTCGAGTTTAAATTATTACCAATATCCAGCTCTTTGGATTTCTTGGCCTCCTCTGCACTCAGAGCCAAAGCCAGTTTCAAGTCCTGATCAAATGGACCTACGGAGAAATAATGTTACTTGTCCATGTACTTTGTTGATCTGCTGAATCATCACAGTACTCCGTTACAACACAACATCCCAACGGACTAAAGTAAAGCAGTGGAAAGAGTAAACCTACCATCACCATCCTGTGAAACGGTCACCTCTTTTTCAAGAATACTTGAGGTAATGGCATTCTTTACGTCTTGAAACTCAttgactgaaaaaaacaaaaacagaatatatatatatacatacacacacgtttgtttttgtgaaaagtgggttcatcccaaaggtgtaatggtttttacacTGTACAAACTATATactctatggccctacaccaaccctactcctaaccctcacaagaaactttgtgcatttttactttctcaaaaaaaaaaactcattctgtttgatttataagcgttttgaaaaatggggacatgtcctcataagtcaaccCTCTcccagagttgtgtcctgatatgacacaaaaacaagagcgcacacacacacacagtgtgaaaatattcagacccccttaaatttttcactctttgttatattgcagccatttgctaaaatcatttaatatatatatttttgttccctcatttatactgattggacttgattaggaaagccacaccttccagctcacagtgcatgtcagagcaaatgagaatcatgaggtcaaaggaactgcctgaagagatCAGAGACAGAagtgtggcaaggcacagatctggccaaggttaccaaaaaaaaaaaaaatctgctgcaCTTAatgttcctaagagcacagtggcctccataatccttaaattaAGACCtttgggatgaccagaacccttcctagactTGGCCGTccagccaaactgagctatcggaggagaagagccttggtgagagaggtaaagaaaaacccaaagatcactgtggctaagctccagagatgcagtcgggagatgggagaaagttgtagagaGTCatccatcactgcagccctccaccagtcggggctttatggTAGAGTGAcccgacggaagcctctcctcagtgcaagacacatgaaagcccccatggagtttgATGAAAAACACCTGAAgtattctctggtctgatgagaaaACCAgacactgctcatcacctgtccaatacagtcccaacaatGAAGCATGTTGGTGGCAGTATCATGCTGGGGggtggttcttcggctacagggaCACGACAAAGagttgcaatcgagggaaagatgaatgcggccaagtacagggatatcctggacggaaaccttctccagagtgctcaggacttCAGACTGGgctgaaggttcaccttccaacaagacaatgaccctaagcacacagctacaATAACGAaagagtggcttcacaacaactctgtgactgttcttgaCTGGCCCAGCCAGAGGTCTGACTTAAActcaattgagcatctctggagagacctgaaattGGCTGTCtaccaacgtttaccatccaacctgacagaccTGGAGAGGATCTGCGAGGAGGAATGGCAGAAGATCCCCAAATCCAGGAGTGAAAACCTTGTTGCATCtatcccaaaaagactcatggctgtattaga is a window from the Carassius gibelio isolate Cgi1373 ecotype wild population from Czech Republic chromosome A13, carGib1.2-hapl.c, whole genome shotgun sequence genome containing:
- the LOC128026740 gene encoding ras-related protein Rab-23, encoding MLEEDMEVAIKVVVVGNGAVGKSSMIQRYCKGIFTKDYKKTIGVDFLERQFIVNGEDVRLMLWDTAGQEEFDAITKAYYRGAQACVLVFSTTDRESFEAISSWREKVETEVGDIPTVLVQNKIDLLDDTVIKNEEAEGLAKRLKLRFYRTSVKEDLNVNEVFKYLADKYLQRLKQQSAEETEVVHTSSNKIGVFNTTGGSHLHQAAGDLNGREVINLRPNKQRTKKTKNPLGSCRLL